One Gossypium hirsutum isolate 1008001.06 chromosome A08, Gossypium_hirsutum_v2.1, whole genome shotgun sequence genomic window, AAATCAAAGCGCAAATTGTCTAGCCAAATTGGCCTTTGCAAAAAAGGAGGATTTACAATTGTTTGAGACCCTCTAAAGGAAGCATTATAATTTCTTGAAATAGACAAAGAAAGGAATATTTGTATCCCTCAGTTTTTCCATGTAACTTAGTTTAGTAATGTTTttcttcaccaaaaaaaaaaatcatatatatatatagagagagagaaaacTTAGAAACACCGATGAATGTTTACGATTAAAGAGTTAtgtattataattaatgtaaagaTTATAATTCCTTTTATAatatgtattgtattttttttttggtaaatgtaGATAAAACAACAAGAATTAAACTACCATCATTCTAGGCACTACAAAACCATTTAAATCTTCAGGTAGAATCCAAAGAATTACATTTGGTAGTTATAGGAAAACACAAATACTCGCTTCCAAGTTAAAATCCATGACCATCATTCAATCCGCTAATCGACTCCTTTAACGAAATACATGCTTGAGCTCAATTTCCCAATCAAAgcaactagtttttttttatgcTCCATAGCATAACATTATCATAATCCATCTCGTCTTTCATACAGAAAAGATTCAAAGCTGCTAAATTGTTTGTTTCCAGGATTACCCATCTCGCCTATATCTTCTTTGCCAGCATCAATCTATCATAGATATCCCATAATCTAACCTCAACCGTACTACAAATGCTTATATTTTGTGTAAAACCAGATTGCCAGACACCATTCTCATCTTGAATAGAGCCTCCAACTATTACATAACCACTCTCAAGCTGCAATGCACcatattgtattattttattttaatcctttttaaaatGGTGCTTGAAAGGAAAGTTAAATCGAAATTTATGCAAAACTTTTTGTAAAACTTTTAGTATTCATATTAAATTGGACTTCTATTTATTACTTTCTATATTTTTCTGATGTCATAAAATGTAATACGCAAAatcataacatttttaatgatGATGACCAATTTTTTAATCTTCTATTTCATAAGTGTTTATAACAAAGGAAAATACCTGCAAATGagtgaaatattttaaaaggtaattcctaatttttagtaaggaattGATCTTTTTAATATACAATTTCCATactttatatttgatatttaatttttcttaatgaTGATTTTTACTTTATTGAGTGATTTTATACTGTAATAACATAAACGAAATCAATTTTGAAAGGAAagctaaataattaatataaatttataagaaataaaataatgggtaataaaataagtTACCTAAATCGGTTAAATTTTAGCTCGATTGGTATGAGTATTGTTGTTAATGCAAGATGACGTGAGTTCGAGTATGTTAAAACATATTtttctcctatttatgggttggagtGGAGCTATGTGTACTTCTAGACATtgtgcaaaagaaaaaaaaatagatataatcagaacctataatgaacttttttcaaaaaaaaatcacataacAAAATTTAGAACTTTTGGTAAGGGGATCAATAAGTAcacttggacaaatttttaatgtgttattttAATTCTAcaattttttcactttaatccttagtATTTTTTTACCCTGATCATTACTtagaaaatgatatttttgggtgaccaaaatgaaaatggtCTAGTAGTTGGGTTACCaaaataaaagtgtaaatatgatatgCCGTTTACAATAAACTGTATTAGGGATTTAATGCttaggtgactaaaatgaaagagCTTTAAAAGTTGGATGACGAAATGGCAAGGATTTCATTTtgggtgatcaaaataaaaacactTTAAAGATTGGGTGACTAACTTAGTAGTTTATCCTAGAAATTtagtattgttaaaattttttgtaacccttaaaattttttttgagttggtTAGGAAATTTTTGTATTAGAAATTTTGGCATTCATTgacactaaaaattattttaaattataaaaaatatttaaaatgaaaaaaacttacaaaaattataaaaactatttaaaaaattataaaaatatataatttatttaaaatattaaaaaattgtaaaaaaccgttaaaaattattattattttgaatgaattgactggattataattataaaacttaaaatagaTAGAGGTCTTGTTGCTGAGTTGGGTTTAAGTCCAACACCGCAGGcctaagaaaacaaataaaagaaacagaCCTACATCAGATTGGCCCAGaaaattgaaatgaatgaaataaaacaaaatcagaaaAGGAAACCTAATTTTTTAACTCCAGTCAACAGTAACAACTGGCCTCCATAAAATTTTGTCGTTTCACATCACCAACACAGCTGTTTCATTATTGCAGATCTTATCAAATCTTTTACTTTTTTGCTACATTTTCAAAAAGAGTCGTTCTATGTCTTTCAGTCTGAAAATCTAAGGCGCTTCTTCTCCATTGCACACCGGACAGAGCTTGGGATGCCTCCTTCCAGGTAATGACCATATTTTTTTAAAGCTTCTTTTACAATAAAATGGGCACATATGTTTTCTGACTTTGGAATAAAGTAAAATCTGAGTTCTTGAAAGTGAGTCTTTGTGCTTTGAATATATCTGATGAGTGCTCCGATAATCAATCTGTCACATTCTACATTTTAGTACTTTGTTATTATTGTTCTTGAATCACCTATTATTTCTAGAAAATTAAAacccatagaaatccctaatctTGTGGCTTGTAATCTTGCATGTGCCTCCGCCGCAAACGGAGATGCAACATCAGAGTGAAGAATCGACTTGGATGTCAAGATTTTACCCCCCCATCTCATACTACCAGCCCCGATGCAGATTTGAAAGATTGTTGATCAAAATCCGCATCAAAGTAAATAGCCACAGTCACCCTCTGTTCATCATGTTTAGGTCCCCTGCCTGTTTCCAGGATTAGTACTTTCTCCTCTATTCCTTTTAACTCTAAGATATAACTGAAAATTTGTTTTGAGATATCCCAACTTGTTGTATTTTTGCTTTCGTAAATTAACTTGTTTCTGCTTGTCCAGATTGTCCAAAGCCCGCAAAAAAAAGAGGCGACATTGCTCGTTTGTCCCTTGACTAAAAACCCAAGTAAGTCATTCCCATATGTTTTGAGCGCTACTATTAAGTACccatgaaaatttcaaataccTCCATACTTCTATCGTTGTAGGGCACTGCTGGAGAATGTGATTACTGTCTTCCTCATTTTGATGACACCTAGGGCACCGATCTTCAACAGCCACTCTTTTTAACTTGAGATTCAACAGAGTAGGGATATAGTTCCAAGATATTTCCATACTGTAATTTTAACTTTTGAAGGAATGTTTAGATTCCATAGTTTCTTGTAAAAAGCTTTAGTATCGGCCTGTATAAAATTACTAGGATTTAGAGTAGTTTCCTGTAATAGTTTATAAGCACTCATTACTGAGAAATTTCAGAAAGGTTCTCCTCTCCATACCTGGAAATCATCGTGGACTGACCTTGCCAAAGGGATTTGTATGATTTTTCTAGCAATATTCGTATGGAAGATATTGACAATTAATTCAGCCTTCCGAGTTCTATTTGCTTCATCAATTAAGTCCGACACTAACTCTATATTTTCATTGCTGCTTTGATTCTATATCTTGTCTTCTTTATTACCCGGCACCCAAAGATCTGTCCAAACCAAGATACGATCCCCCTTGCCAACCCTCTAACATAAGCCTTTCTCCAGAAGTTTTTGTGCTGACCAGACGCTCTTCCAGGTAAGTGGAGGTAAGTTTCCTAAATGAGCATTTAAGAAATTCGAATTCGGATAATAATTAGCTTTCAAAACTCGGGCTAGCAAaaaattaggataattaataAGATGCCAACCATGTTTAGCTAATAGTGCGATATTAAATTTATCAAGTTTTCGAAAACCAAGACCTCCAGCTTCTTTTAACGAACAAATATCCTTCCAGGCACACCAATGTATACCTTTTTTGCCTCTGTTTTTTTGCaaccaaaatttcataattataCCCTCCAAATCAACACATAAAGACTTAGGAAACAAAAAACAAGCCATTGAATAAGTTGGAATAGATTGTAGAATAGCTTTGATAAATACCTTCTTACCTCCTTGAGAAAGGTATTTAATACTCCAATTATCAATTCTTTGTTGTAGTCtatccttcaaattttgaaaagacgCTTTCTTTTTTCTACCCACCAAATTAGGTAAACGTAGACACCGTTCTGGATCATTTGAGCTACGTACTCCAAGTACTCTAATTATAAATCTTTTGACCTCCTCTTGTGTATTAGTGCTGAAAAAAATAGTAGATTTTGAAAAGTTAATACTTTGACTAGAACAGATTTCATATTCATGTAAAATCTGCTTCAGTGAATTTTGCGCCTCTTTCAATAGCTTCCCCAAATAAAATGCAGTCATCTGCAAAAAGTAAATGTGAAATCTGTGGACCACTTCTACTTGTCTTGACTCTTCTAACTATGTTTCCTTGCACTGCTAGCCTTATAAGACTAGATAGACCTTctccacaaaataaaaataaaaacgggTTCAAAGGATCTTCCTGTCTTAGTCTGCTAGAAGGGAGAAAGGTTTCTCCAATATAACCATTTAAGACCACTGAATATGACACGGTTTTAACGCATTTCAGTAACGAAGCAATCCATTCCGAATCAAGTCCCAATTTCTTCATTACTTCTTCCACAAAATTCTATTCAACCGTATCGTATGCTTTGCTCATATCCAATTTCACCGCCATAAATCCTTTTTCCCCATCCTCTTGTGTTTTAAGGTGTGTAGGAGTTCATAAGCTAGCAAAACATTATCAAAAATCAGTCTTCCGGGTACAAAAGTACTTTGTGCCAAATCAATGCATTTATCCATCACAATTTGGAGACGATTGGCAATAACTTTAGCCATCAGTTTATAAAGCACGTTGCACAAGCTGATCGGCCTACATTGAGTTATATTCGAAGGATTTGCAATTTTCGGAATTAAAAGAAGATTAGTCTTATTGATTAAGCTAATATCCATACATCTATTCAGTCGATTAAGGCAAAAGGATGTAACATCGTCACTGATAATTGACCAACACTTCTGATAGAATAACGCCAGGAACCCATCCTCTCCTGGTGCTTTTGTAGGACCCAATTCTGCTAATACCTTTCGGATCTCCTCCTTCGTGTATCTCACTTTAAGTTTAGAATTATCCTCATAAAAAATGCAACGATTAATTCCTGACAAAATATAGTCATAATTTCCCCTTCTTCTAGCGGAGAACAAATGTTGAAAATACAATCTAGCTATCACCTCCATTTTCCCAATTTCATCCGTTTCATCATTTCTCTCAGCTTCCAGCAATTTAACCAGTTTAGAAGTTAACacctctttcttctcttttctgcTATATCGGATCTGATTAGCACATCTCTTCAAACCTCTTTTAACACTTTCTAACcgttaaaaattattaaaatcgtaaaaattgtaaaatatttttaaaaaattctaaaaattataataaatttttaaaaatatatttttttactaattttttaatattttaaaatttttatatattttaaataaattttaaagttttctaaatactttttaaataatttttgcaaGTTTATATATATTGAGCGTACGGACCAAAGTATCCTAGCTTGTGGAGTAGGATATTCTCTTGCAAGAAAGTGGCAGAACTAGGGTTTCGGCCACCTAATACGGTTGTATATAAACACCTTAAACTCTCACTCTCGCATAAGCATTAAGCACCGAGGTACACACTAGGAGGCGACGAACATTGAGACGTAAAAGTTAGACAATGGAGCAAACATTCATCATGATCAAGCCTGATGGCGTCCAGAGGGGTTTGGTaatgtttcttcttctttctctctgTCAATTTTCGGTTTTTTTTTTCAGCTGTATTATCCTTTTATCCGATAGTTTGATTCCCTTAACTGctagaaattataaataaaaaaccataaaGAATCTATAGTCCTTAGTGAACTCTTGTAGTTAAGCTCGTAGATCTAATGTCTTGAGGCAGGGAATATTGGTTCAACTTAGCTAGGATTCATAGACCGAGTActgttgtttttgtttctttttgaaatcTATTCTTTTGCATCCTACGgctattataaaatcaaatactTCGAGAGATGAAttcttaaaaaagaaaagtaTTTATTTGGGACATATGAAAGGTTCTCACGTTTTTCTGATGTAGCACCTTATTTTATTGGATTGTGGGTTAGAAATGAGAAAATTGTGTTTCTTATGGAGATTGTTATGTCTTTCAGGTTGGTGAAATCATTGGCAGATTTGAGAAGAAAGGTTTCTATTTGAAGGGTAATCCATCGCTTTTCTAATAATTTTCTCTGAGTTCTCTTAGTGTTTTTGTTAGCGATGATTGAATGTTCACCATACTTTTTGTGATACTTGAATTGAACAGACAAAAGTCAATGCTCTTTTCTAATTCTGTTGACATTATCGGCACTATGTTACTTATTTTACTTTGGATGTGCCTAATCTAGGTTTGAAACTCATCACCGTGGATCAATCTTTTGCTGAGAAGCACTATGCAGACCTCTCTGCAAAACCCTTCTTTAATGGGCTCATAGAGTACATTATCTCTGGTCCTGTTGTTGCTATGATTTGGGAGGGTAAGAATGTTGTTACCACTGGTCGCAAGATTATTGGAGCCACAAACCCTGCTGAGTCTGCTCCTGGAACAATCCGTGGTGACTTTGCAATTGACATTGGCAGGTATAGATAGTTCTCTTTTTACTTCCGATGATTGAATACCTGTTTCATTGAGTTTAGGCATATCTCTTAGCATTTTGTTATTTTCCCTTGAGCTGAAACTAGTTCATATCAGTAgtgttgattttgttttttttttttttttgcaggaaTGTGATTCACGGAAGTGATTCGGTTGAGAGTGCTAAGAAGGAAATTGCATTGTGGTTCCCAGAAAGCCCTGTTAACTGGCAGAGCAGTGTTCACCCCTGGATCTATGAGTAGATTTTAAATTAAGCTGTTGCAGATCATGGCATCCTTGTGTTTGCTTCTTGTTAGTGAActttttttatgaactttttactGAATTACCTCTAGTTACTGTTTAAGATGTTTGTTTGATGCCATTATTTTTGCTCACTAAATTAATCAAGTTCTGAAACTCCAGCAACTGAG contains:
- the LOC107929627 gene encoding nucleoside diphosphate kinase B; the encoded protein is MEQTFIMIKPDGVQRGLVGEIIGRFEKKGFYLKGLKLITVDQSFAEKHYADLSAKPFFNGLIEYIISGPVVAMIWEGKNVVTTGRKIIGATNPAESAPGTIRGDFAIDIGRNVIHGSDSVESAKKEIALWFPESPVNWQSSVHPWIYE